In a single window of the Tellurirhabdus bombi genome:
- a CDS encoding RagB/SusD family nutrient uptake outer membrane protein, whose protein sequence is MRINTIYKSVKIVGLAAMLLLSQSCKDVLDEEIVSGIGNDYINTTKGFDDAVKAAYSTLRYYYATQQGLTMSEFGTDIYATGADGGYKGFHFYDGQLNPTVDYLGNTWDELYKGINTCNAIIDRAANVTGVTDATKKIRVAEAKFLRAHYYYLLFMQWGGVDLRLTETLVPTKETKRATDAEMYAAIIKDLTEAIPDLEAKAQSADYGRATKPAAETLLAKVYLVKAYSSSKAADDFTKAAALCKTVTTAYGYKLLDDFASVFDENNQVNSEIVFAVQYSSDPLSNLTNNIAAANGGNNLHLFFGMQYDVQPGMKRDVFYGRPFKRLRPTTYLINTVFADRVNDSRYKKTFRDTWLSNNPGTNLNAASFDDSKTKVTFAAGDTAIFIPGVEWTKAQRAAKKYQVLVPSQYSEALFPTLMKFFDTKRPDLTYEPGSRDFFVFRLADVYLMLAEASLQSGNVADAVTAINAVRYRAGWPGKKDAMLIAAKDMTFELIIEERARELAGEQTRWLDLKRWNLLIERVKKYNAQAANIQNFHVLRPIPQTQIDRSAKDASGKSVFAQNSGY, encoded by the coding sequence ATGAGAATCAATACGATATATAAGTCAGTGAAAATTGTTGGCCTAGCGGCTATGCTGCTGCTGAGCCAGTCGTGCAAAGACGTTCTGGATGAAGAAATTGTGTCGGGAATTGGTAACGATTACATCAATACCACCAAGGGTTTTGACGACGCCGTGAAAGCGGCTTATTCTACCCTCCGATACTATTACGCTACCCAGCAGGGTTTGACCATGTCGGAGTTTGGGACGGATATTTACGCAACCGGCGCGGATGGAGGCTACAAAGGCTTTCACTTCTATGATGGTCAGCTGAACCCAACAGTCGATTATTTGGGCAACACCTGGGATGAACTTTATAAAGGCATCAACACCTGCAATGCCATCATCGATCGGGCGGCCAATGTAACCGGAGTTACCGACGCAACGAAGAAAATTCGGGTTGCCGAAGCGAAGTTTTTGAGAGCTCATTATTATTATCTCCTCTTCATGCAGTGGGGTGGTGTCGATCTGCGGCTCACCGAAACCCTGGTACCAACCAAGGAAACGAAGCGGGCTACAGATGCGGAAATGTATGCGGCGATCATCAAGGACCTTACGGAGGCCATTCCTGATCTGGAAGCCAAAGCACAATCTGCCGATTATGGCCGCGCGACAAAACCCGCTGCTGAAACGCTGCTAGCCAAAGTATACCTGGTGAAGGCTTATTCATCGTCCAAAGCAGCGGATGATTTTACCAAGGCCGCAGCGTTGTGTAAGACAGTAACGACGGCTTACGGGTACAAACTACTCGATGATTTTGCCAGCGTATTCGACGAAAATAATCAGGTAAACAGCGAAATTGTGTTTGCGGTGCAGTACTCGTCAGATCCCTTGTCGAACCTGACGAACAACATAGCCGCCGCCAACGGGGGCAATAACCTTCACCTCTTTTTTGGGATGCAGTACGATGTTCAGCCGGGCATGAAGCGGGACGTTTTTTACGGTCGTCCTTTCAAGCGGTTACGCCCAACGACTTACCTGATTAACACCGTTTTTGCGGATCGGGTCAATGACTCTCGGTACAAAAAAACGTTCCGTGATACCTGGCTGAGCAATAACCCGGGTACGAACCTTAACGCGGCTTCGTTCGATGATTCAAAAACGAAGGTAACGTTTGCCGCTGGTGACACGGCCATTTTCATTCCGGGCGTCGAGTGGACAAAAGCGCAACGGGCCGCTAAAAAGTATCAGGTGTTGGTGCCTAGCCAGTACAGTGAAGCCCTGTTCCCAACGCTGATGAAGTTCTTTGATACAAAACGCCCTGACTTAACGTACGAACCGGGTAGCCGTGACTTCTTCGTATTCCGGTTGGCAGATGTGTACTTGATGTTAGCTGAAGCGTCGCTACAGTCAGGAAATGTAGCGGATGCCGTTACGGCCATCAATGCGGTGCGCTACCGGGCGGGTTGGCCCGGTAAAAAAGATGCCATGTTGATTGCGGCGAAAGACATGACGTTTGAACTGATCATTGAGGAACGCGCCCGTGAGTTGGCCGGCGAACAAACGCGCTGGTTGGACCTGAAACGGTGGAATTTGCTGATTGAGCGGGTGAAAAAATACAACGCGCAGGCCGCCAACATTCAGAATTTCCACGTGTTGCGTCCGATTCCCCAAACGCAGATCGACCGCAGTGCCAAAGACGCTAGTGGCAAGTCTGTGTTTGCGCAGAATTCGGGTTATTAA
- a CDS encoding glycosyltransferase family 2 protein, translating to MAAVNSKRGIKTTLIISTYNWPEALHLCLLSVCRQSVLPDEVIVADDGSTIETYSLIERMKAHFPIPLIHVWQEDEGFQLAKIRNKAIARASHEYIIQVDGDLILHKHFVQDHLDLSKPGTFITGSRVLMNDKLSERLLRTKKTSTGILALGISNHTNRFQIKFLRDYFADRYKPNDINKLRGCNMAFWRADLIRINGYNEEFYGWGKEDNDIAARLMNAGLKKRTIKFGGIVFHMYHPEQSRTRCPENERKLALTIANKVVYCNMGVNQYSDERVAVLV from the coding sequence ATGGCCGCAGTTAACTCGAAACGTGGAATAAAAACGACCCTTATTATTTCAACTTACAACTGGCCGGAGGCCCTGCACCTTTGTTTACTTAGCGTTTGTCGCCAGTCTGTGCTTCCCGACGAAGTGATCGTTGCCGATGACGGTTCGACGATCGAAACGTACTCGCTGATTGAGCGCATGAAGGCGCACTTTCCCATTCCCCTGATTCACGTATGGCAGGAAGATGAAGGTTTCCAACTGGCCAAAATCCGTAACAAGGCCATTGCCCGCGCTTCCCACGAATACATCATTCAGGTAGACGGCGATCTGATTCTTCATAAACATTTCGTTCAAGATCACCTTGACCTCAGCAAACCAGGCACATTTATTACCGGGAGTCGAGTCCTGATGAATGATAAACTGTCTGAACGACTGCTTCGTACGAAAAAAACCAGCACCGGTATTCTGGCCCTGGGTATTAGTAACCACACGAATCGGTTCCAGATAAAATTTTTGCGAGACTACTTCGCTGATCGCTATAAACCCAACGACATCAACAAGTTAAGGGGCTGCAATATGGCTTTCTGGCGCGCAGACCTCATCCGCATTAACGGCTATAACGAAGAGTTTTACGGCTGGGGAAAAGAAGATAACGACATTGCAGCCAGGCTTATGAATGCCGGCCTCAAGAAAAGAACCATCAAATTTGGAGGAATCGTTTTCCACATGTATCACCCGGAACAATCCCGGACTCGGTGCCCGGAGAACGAAAGAAAACTGGCACTTACCATTGCCAATAAGGTCGTTTACTGCAACATGGGTGTCAACCAGTACAGTGATGAGCGCGTGGCTGTTCTTGTGTAA
- a CDS encoding SusC/RagA family TonB-linked outer membrane protein — MSNISSISRHSFPIALGMAMMVAFGNEAAALAPRKPLASGAIAGILAQERTVSGRILSSEDNTPLPGVNVAIKGTTRGTTTDAEGRYRLAVPDNNSVLVFSAVGFTAKEMVVGNQSTIDIILDADQKTLNEVVVVGYGTQKKSQLTGAITQVTAKEIQEMPITNLGQALQGRAAGVDVTQTGSKPGTVPTIRIRGRRSFSASNDPLYVVDGIPLSAGYEDMNPSDVASMEVLKDATATAIYGARGANGVVLITTKRGGQKGKTTVSYDAYVGVSKPLDKLELFNGAEFAEFVRESYRATGGYKDANGNPVPTGVVDAYADSKVAVLGGDPAVAKGIANGTSTDWQDLILKNGSMQNHSIGIQGGSDRTQFYISAGYFKDKGISAGLDYTRYSLRANIDHQVNKVLKVGVSSYMMYSLRNGENLNPYQFTIQQNPLAAPYDDNGKVIFSPTNDALLTNPLAEIVPGAQIDETKKYRIFNSIYAEAKILDGLKYRVNFGPDFTLARWGRFIGAQTNARKGGDPQAFNENRFSFNWTLENIVNYTKTFNGKHNLNVTLLHSIQRDNYERYRTDVQGVPAESQEFYNLGAASSVQATASELIQWTINSYMARVNYDFNDKYLLTATIRRDGSSRFGQNTKYGNFPGVALGWNISNEPFLKNTTWIDLLKLRAGYGIVGNQAVAPYQTQGLLSRTAYAWGNTSAFGYRPNTIGNPDLRWETSATLNFGLDFSLWRGRLQGSLELYQTNTTALLLADQLPGSVGFNSVTRNVGETRNRGIELGFTTVNINSPSGFKWSTDFTFMKNTEAIVSLYNGKVDDIGNGWFIGRPLSTVFDYKKVGIWQKDEADKAKSYASEVGQIKIQDTNNDNRINADDRVIIGSDVPDFSAGITNRLSFKGFDLSFFFYGRFGNLIRSDFHRNRNALAGRYQQIKVDYWTENNPTNEFPRPKSNQEFPVYNSTISYFDGTFVKLRNINFGYTFSPTFAKKLRMESLRLYASIQQPFIWSEYRSKYNGVDPETTGLALSETGIVPATSVTTFGLNVRF; from the coding sequence ATGAGTAACATTTCTTCTATTTCTCGTCATTCCTTCCCTATCGCGTTGGGAATGGCGATGATGGTGGCCTTCGGAAACGAAGCTGCTGCTCTGGCCCCTAGAAAGCCACTGGCTTCGGGAGCGATCGCGGGCATATTGGCGCAGGAACGTACCGTCAGTGGTCGTATTCTGTCCTCAGAAGATAACACCCCGCTGCCTGGCGTCAATGTGGCAATCAAAGGAACTACCCGTGGAACGACAACCGACGCAGAAGGGCGTTACCGTTTGGCTGTTCCCGATAATAATTCGGTACTTGTTTTTTCAGCGGTAGGCTTCACGGCCAAAGAAATGGTCGTTGGCAATCAATCCACCATTGACATTATACTGGATGCAGACCAGAAAACGCTGAACGAAGTTGTCGTCGTTGGCTATGGTACCCAGAAAAAAAGCCAGCTGACCGGTGCTATTACGCAGGTCACCGCCAAAGAAATTCAGGAAATGCCCATTACGAACCTGGGACAGGCCCTTCAGGGGCGGGCTGCCGGGGTCGACGTAACACAAACGGGCTCCAAACCCGGCACCGTGCCTACCATTCGAATTCGGGGCCGCCGCTCGTTCAGCGCCAGCAACGACCCGCTTTATGTGGTCGATGGAATTCCGCTTTCGGCTGGGTATGAAGACATGAACCCTAGCGATGTGGCCTCGATGGAAGTCTTGAAAGATGCCACCGCTACTGCTATTTATGGCGCTCGGGGTGCCAATGGTGTAGTGCTGATTACCACAAAACGAGGTGGTCAGAAAGGAAAAACAACCGTATCGTATGATGCCTACGTTGGGGTTTCTAAACCACTGGATAAACTCGAACTATTTAATGGAGCAGAATTTGCCGAATTTGTTCGGGAGTCATACAGAGCTACGGGTGGGTATAAAGATGCCAACGGTAATCCGGTTCCGACGGGCGTTGTCGATGCCTATGCCGACTCGAAAGTAGCCGTCCTGGGCGGTGACCCGGCCGTAGCCAAAGGGATTGCCAACGGCACCAGCACGGATTGGCAGGATTTGATCCTGAAAAATGGCTCAATGCAAAACCACTCCATTGGTATTCAGGGGGGTAGCGACCGGACTCAATTTTATATTTCGGCTGGTTACTTTAAAGACAAAGGTATTTCGGCGGGGCTGGATTATACCCGGTACTCACTGCGGGCCAATATCGACCACCAGGTCAATAAGGTTTTGAAAGTAGGGGTTTCATCGTATATGATGTATAGCCTTCGGAATGGCGAAAACCTCAACCCGTATCAGTTCACCATTCAGCAAAACCCGCTGGCTGCTCCGTATGATGATAACGGAAAGGTGATTTTCTCGCCAACCAACGACGCGCTGCTGACTAACCCACTGGCTGAAATTGTTCCGGGTGCCCAAATTGACGAAACCAAAAAGTACCGGATTTTCAACAGTATCTACGCCGAAGCCAAGATTTTGGACGGCCTAAAATACCGGGTTAACTTCGGTCCTGATTTCACGCTGGCTCGCTGGGGACGCTTTATTGGCGCTCAAACCAATGCCCGAAAAGGGGGTGATCCACAGGCTTTTAATGAAAACCGATTTAGTTTTAACTGGACGCTGGAGAACATTGTCAATTATACCAAAACGTTCAATGGCAAGCACAACCTGAACGTGACGTTGCTACACTCGATCCAGCGCGATAATTACGAGCGTTACCGGACAGACGTTCAGGGCGTTCCTGCTGAGTCTCAGGAGTTTTATAACTTAGGAGCGGCCAGCTCGGTTCAGGCTACTGCCAGTGAACTGATTCAATGGACGATAAATTCGTACATGGCTCGGGTTAATTACGATTTCAACGATAAATACCTGCTCACGGCCACAATTCGCCGCGACGGTTCGAGCCGATTTGGACAAAACACCAAGTACGGTAACTTCCCGGGAGTAGCGCTGGGCTGGAATATCAGCAACGAACCTTTCCTGAAAAACACAACCTGGATCGATCTGTTGAAACTCCGGGCTGGATATGGTATTGTAGGTAACCAGGCGGTTGCTCCTTACCAGACTCAGGGACTGTTGAGCCGGACTGCATACGCCTGGGGCAACACGTCGGCTTTTGGTTACCGTCCTAATACCATCGGTAACCCTGACCTACGCTGGGAAACGTCGGCAACGCTTAACTTCGGGCTTGATTTCAGTTTATGGAGAGGCCGTCTGCAAGGTTCGCTCGAATTATACCAAACTAACACAACAGCTCTGCTTCTGGCGGATCAGCTACCCGGTTCAGTCGGATTTAATTCGGTGACGCGTAATGTGGGCGAAACCCGCAACCGGGGTATCGAACTAGGCTTCACCACTGTAAACATCAACTCACCTTCCGGCTTTAAATGGTCTACTGATTTTACGTTTATGAAGAATACGGAGGCCATTGTGTCTTTGTACAATGGTAAAGTCGATGACATCGGGAACGGTTGGTTTATTGGTCGTCCGCTGAGCACGGTTTTTGATTACAAAAAGGTGGGTATCTGGCAGAAAGACGAAGCTGACAAAGCCAAATCGTATGCCAGCGAAGTGGGCCAGATTAAAATTCAGGACACCAACAACGATAACCGGATCAACGCCGACGACCGGGTTATTATCGGCTCGGATGTGCCTGACTTCAGCGCCGGTATTACCAACCGCTTATCGTTCAAAGGATTCGATCTGTCCTTCTTTTTCTACGGTCGCTTTGGTAACCTGATCCGGAGCGATTTCCACCGCAACCGGAACGCCCTGGCAGGTCGGTACCAGCAAATCAAGGTAGATTACTGGACTGAAAACAATCCAACCAATGAATTCCCACGGCCTAAGAGCAACCAGGAATTTCCGGTGTATAATTCCACCATATCGTATTTTGACGGAACTTTCGTTAAACTTCGTAACATCAATTTCGGCTATACCTTCAGTCCTACGTTCGCTAAAAAGCTAAGAATGGAATCTCTGCGGTTATATGCCAGCATTCAGCAGCCTTTCATCTGGTCAGAATACCGGAGCAAATACAACGGTGTTGACCCGGAAACAACGGGGCTGGCCCTGAGCGAAACGGGTATCGTACCGGCTACGTCAGTCACCACGTTCGGTCTGAATGTCCGTTTCTAA
- a CDS encoding glycosyltransferase family 2 protein produces the protein MISIILVTRNAATCLQRCLDSIFQQSYSDLEIIVMDGASTDGTVAILQANSKKIAFWKSEKDRGIYDAMNKALDHVRGQWVYFIGADDELTPEFSKLAEALEDPGAIYYGSVWKNRQKYLGQLSAYHHAKTGINHQAMIYPASVFQKYRFNTAYPISADHILNMWCWKDQDYRFEFRDYVIATFSHTGVSSLHKDQLFEKRKATFILQNYGLAIWLRFLFKRLKATLAAS, from the coding sequence ATGATTTCTATTATTTTAGTTACCCGCAACGCCGCTACCTGCTTGCAAAGATGCCTCGATAGTATCTTTCAACAATCCTATAGTGATCTGGAAATCATCGTGATGGATGGTGCCAGCACCGATGGGACAGTAGCCATTCTTCAAGCGAATTCTAAAAAAATAGCTTTCTGGAAGAGCGAAAAAGACCGGGGAATTTATGACGCCATGAATAAGGCCCTTGACCATGTCAGGGGCCAATGGGTTTATTTTATTGGTGCGGATGACGAACTTACCCCAGAATTTTCAAAATTAGCCGAAGCCCTGGAAGACCCCGGAGCGATTTATTACGGAAGCGTCTGGAAGAATCGTCAAAAATATCTGGGGCAGCTCTCGGCCTATCACCACGCCAAAACCGGAATTAACCACCAGGCGATGATTTACCCCGCCAGTGTCTTTCAAAAATACCGTTTCAATACGGCTTACCCCATTTCTGCCGATCACATTCTGAACATGTGGTGCTGGAAAGATCAGGACTATCGCTTCGAATTCAGGGATTATGTCATTGCGACTTTTAGCCACACCGGCGTTTCCTCCCTGCACAAAGATCAGCTCTTCGAAAAGCGAAAAGCCACCTTCATCTTGCAGAATTACGGGCTGGCGATCTGGTTGCGCTTCCTGTTCAAACGACTAAAAGCAACCCTTGCCGCTTCTTAA
- a CDS encoding glycosyltransferase family 2 protein, whose product MLVPRTSLIISTYNWPAALKHCLTSAAQQKVLPDDVIIADDGSGEETRALIEEMQPHFPVPLVHAWHDDLGFRKAEILNKAVKQSSADYLIQVDGDVILHPLFVKDHLVAAEPGTFVRGTRARLTATRTAELLGSPSPTLHFFSSGVYNRLNALRLPALKSLGERKEMKCRNVRGSNLAFWKSDFIRVNGYNNDLQGWGHEDEELAARFINNSIIKKIIKLSAIQFHLHHDELQKENEPFHSKIVEEAIINKVKTCRNGYGRS is encoded by the coding sequence ATGTTGGTTCCCAGAACGTCCCTGATAATTTCTACCTATAATTGGCCCGCTGCCCTGAAACATTGCCTGACAAGCGCGGCCCAGCAAAAGGTTCTTCCTGACGACGTGATCATCGCTGACGACGGCTCAGGCGAAGAGACGCGCGCCCTGATCGAAGAAATGCAACCGCATTTCCCCGTTCCGCTCGTACATGCGTGGCACGACGACCTGGGTTTTCGCAAGGCCGAAATTCTGAACAAAGCGGTGAAACAGAGTTCAGCCGACTACCTCATTCAGGTAGATGGCGATGTGATTCTGCATCCACTTTTTGTCAAAGACCACCTGGTCGCAGCCGAGCCGGGCACGTTTGTTAGAGGTACCCGGGCCCGATTGACGGCCACCCGGACAGCCGAATTGCTAGGCAGCCCCAGTCCTACCCTGCATTTTTTTTCGAGCGGGGTTTACAACCGGCTGAATGCGCTGCGCCTACCCGCCCTGAAATCGCTCGGTGAACGAAAGGAAATGAAATGCCGCAACGTACGGGGAAGTAATCTGGCCTTCTGGAAGTCTGACTTTATTCGCGTGAATGGTTACAACAATGATTTGCAAGGCTGGGGACACGAAGACGAAGAACTGGCCGCCCGATTCATTAACAATTCCATTATCAAGAAGATCATTAAACTAAGTGCTATCCAATTTCACCTCCATCATGATGAATTACAAAAGGAAAACGAACCTTTTCACTCGAAAATAGTCGAAGAGGCCATCATTAACAAAGTCAAAACCTGTCGTAACGGATATGGCCGCAGTTAA
- a CDS encoding glycosyltransferase family 2 protein, translated as MPASFPKISVITPSFNQGKYLEDTILSVIRQGYPNLEYIIIDGGSTDDSVAIIKKYEQQLSYWVSEPDNGLYHALQKGFARSTGEVMAWINSDDMYHKKSLFTAAAIFERFEHVRWIMGSNTFFDEEGQPFVYEEEPYQQRWSKWRLYFYQGKFIQQESVFWKRTLWEEAGSFVNLDYSLAADFELWLRFFRYDTLYTTSFLLGGFRLRNENQKSLDQRKAYLDEVQALLTQERKQTGDEAYFWYCRLMMGLVRLFPFRKWRERMALKVLKLPKKIVFDRARGFVLSKR; from the coding sequence ATGCCTGCGTCTTTCCCCAAAATCTCTGTAATTACGCCCTCGTTTAATCAAGGTAAATACCTGGAAGACACCATACTTTCGGTGATTAGACAAGGGTACCCCAATCTGGAATACATCATCATTGATGGCGGCAGCACAGACGATTCCGTGGCTATCATTAAAAAATACGAGCAACAGCTGTCGTATTGGGTAAGCGAACCAGACAACGGCCTTTACCACGCCCTACAAAAAGGCTTTGCGAGATCGACCGGTGAGGTCATGGCCTGGATTAATTCCGACGACATGTACCACAAAAAAAGCCTCTTTACGGCGGCGGCTATTTTTGAACGGTTTGAGCACGTGCGGTGGATCATGGGCAGCAATACCTTTTTTGACGAAGAGGGCCAGCCTTTTGTCTATGAAGAGGAGCCGTACCAGCAACGGTGGTCTAAGTGGCGCCTGTATTTCTACCAGGGCAAGTTTATTCAACAGGAATCTGTTTTCTGGAAGCGGACGTTGTGGGAAGAGGCAGGTAGCTTTGTCAATTTAGACTATTCGTTGGCCGCTGATTTTGAGCTTTGGCTTCGGTTTTTTCGCTACGACACACTGTACACCACCTCCTTTCTGCTCGGCGGCTTTCGGCTTAGAAACGAAAACCAGAAGAGTCTTGATCAAAGAAAAGCCTACCTGGATGAGGTGCAGGCTTTGCTGACGCAGGAGCGGAAACAGACTGGCGATGAAGCTTATTTTTGGTATTGCCGCCTGATGATGGGGCTGGTCCGCCTGTTTCCATTCAGAAAGTGGCGGGAGCGAATGGCGCTAAAAGTGTTAAAGTTGCCCAAAAAGATCGTGTTTGACCGGGCGCGGGGTTTTGTGTTGAGTAAGCGATAA
- a CDS encoding methyltransferase, TIGR04325 family, translating into MINYLRRKKRNKPEYGWFGRYSSWQDASAVADGYEKENILEKTKEALLKVKRREAVYERDSVLFDKKEYPFPLISFLLHTALQKEAPLHILDFGGSLGSTYFQVKEFLTPRVCASWSIVEQEHYIACGQALFEDEVLKFFHSIDECLAAYPVDLIILSSVVQYLPDPHRFLDSLTAHGFEAILFDRTAFVKESKDRLTVQKVWPNIYEASYPTWFFNEVGFLKHFAREYEIKAEFKTYVEGEAVVDIDHEPIGYEKGFFLVKKH; encoded by the coding sequence GTGATTAATTATTTACGGAGAAAGAAGCGGAATAAGCCGGAGTACGGATGGTTTGGTCGCTATTCATCCTGGCAGGACGCTTCTGCGGTGGCCGATGGGTACGAAAAAGAAAATATTCTGGAAAAGACCAAGGAGGCGCTGCTGAAAGTGAAGCGTAGAGAAGCCGTTTATGAACGGGATTCGGTACTTTTCGACAAAAAAGAATATCCCTTTCCGCTAATTTCCTTTCTGCTGCATACCGCCCTTCAGAAAGAAGCTCCGTTGCACATACTTGACTTTGGCGGTTCGCTGGGAAGCACTTATTTCCAGGTGAAAGAGTTTTTGACGCCTCGCGTTTGTGCTAGCTGGAGCATTGTGGAGCAGGAGCATTACATTGCCTGCGGCCAGGCGCTTTTTGAGGATGAAGTGCTTAAATTCTTTCACTCGATTGATGAATGCCTGGCGGCCTATCCCGTGGATCTGATTATTCTTTCCAGCGTTGTCCAGTACCTGCCCGACCCTCACCGTTTTCTGGATAGCCTGACTGCCCACGGTTTCGAAGCAATCCTGTTCGACCGCACTGCTTTCGTCAAGGAAAGCAAAGACCGACTGACGGTTCAGAAAGTTTGGCCGAACATTTATGAAGCCTCGTATCCGACCTGGTTTTTCAACGAAGTGGGCTTTTTAAAGCATTTTGCCAGGGAGTATGAGATTAAAGCGGAATTCAAGACCTACGTGGAAGGCGAGGCGGTTGTTGACATCGATCATGAACCCATCGGCTACGAAAAGGGCTTTTTTCTGGTTAAAAAGCATTGA
- a CDS encoding sugar 3,4-ketoisomerase, translating into MAHLINLKTFTDARGNLTVIEKVVPFSIKRIFYIYGVDDSVRGGHRHKTTIQAAICLRGSCTIYNNNNRVQEEFVLDSADKCLLLKPEDWHQMFDFSEDAILMVLASEHFDPQDYIYEPYDYRDDQFLKAATRLLEREVAFL; encoded by the coding sequence GTGGCCCACTTAATTAATCTGAAGACATTTACCGATGCACGCGGTAATCTCACTGTCATTGAAAAAGTAGTCCCTTTTTCAATAAAGCGTATCTTTTATATTTACGGTGTCGATGACTCTGTTCGGGGTGGTCACAGGCATAAAACAACGATCCAGGCCGCTATTTGCCTGCGAGGAAGCTGTACGATTTATAATAATAATAATAGAGTTCAGGAAGAATTTGTCTTGGATTCGGCTGACAAATGCCTTTTGCTTAAGCCGGAGGACTGGCATCAAATGTTTGATTTTAGCGAAGACGCCATCCTGATGGTATTGGCTTCCGAGCACTTTGATCCGCAGGATTATATCTACGAGCCTTATGATTACCGAGATGATCAGTTTCTAAAAGCGGCTACTCGCCTTTTAGAGCGGGAAGTTGCATTTCTGTAA
- a CDS encoding glycosyl transferase, whose amino-acid sequence MDLKHATVISLSEFENEELLAVKADRTAGEYCWTCTSSTIWYCIHTYSLDHCTYIDADLLFFADPKVLTDEMGEASVLITEHRYSAAHDQSALSGIYCVQFITFKRTPAGLEALDWWRKACLAWCYRRFEDGKFGDQKYLDDWTTRFEGVHVLKHIGGGVAPWNNQEYTYQKKEGRVWVKTALEEQPLVFYHFHDFRYCIDQVFRLTDEQYKLKKEAIDFVYRPYVRSLAVAEKKIRLLDQATVFHEPLFSLSWVKTNLGRKTNFLLTGSYKNYYKQSKLY is encoded by the coding sequence ATGGACCTAAAGCACGCGACGGTCATTTCCCTCAGCGAATTTGAAAACGAGGAGCTATTGGCAGTAAAAGCTGACCGCACGGCGGGCGAATATTGCTGGACCTGTACGTCGTCTACAATCTGGTACTGTATTCACACGTATTCCTTGGATCACTGCACCTACATCGATGCCGACCTTTTATTCTTTGCCGATCCAAAAGTGCTGACGGATGAAATGGGGGAGGCTTCGGTCCTTATTACGGAGCATCGTTATAGCGCAGCGCATGACCAGTCGGCGTTAAGCGGCATCTATTGTGTTCAGTTCATCACCTTTAAGCGTACTCCCGCCGGACTCGAAGCCTTGGATTGGTGGCGCAAAGCCTGTCTGGCCTGGTGTTACCGACGTTTTGAAGACGGTAAATTTGGCGATCAGAAATACCTCGATGACTGGACAACGCGCTTTGAAGGCGTACACGTTCTGAAGCACATTGGCGGCGGCGTGGCTCCCTGGAATAACCAGGAATATACGTATCAGAAAAAAGAAGGTCGGGTCTGGGTTAAAACTGCTTTGGAAGAACAGCCGCTCGTTTTTTACCATTTTCACGATTTCCGGTACTGCATTGACCAAGTTTTCCGGCTTACCGACGAACAGTATAAGCTGAAAAAAGAGGCGATTGACTTTGTATACCGGCCGTATGTCCGGTCGCTAGCGGTTGCCGAAAAGAAAATCAGACTGCTCGACCAGGCGACTGTTTTCCATGAACCTTTGTTTTCGCTAAGTTGGGTAAAAACCAACTTAGGTCGAAAGACGAATTTTTTACTCACAGGCTCTTACAAGAATTATTATAAACAAAGCAAGCTTTACTAA
- a CDS encoding DUF2141 domain-containing protein encodes MTISNAFLKTGFMTFAFSLSAFLGQAQVVNLTISNIKSAEGQILVGVFKDQQSFKDEKPAFRHRFPKTSLSNGVLKVHLDLPPGSYGFALVDDENKNGKLDKNMIGIPKEGIGFSNFYLSGMSKPSFNDFKFEVKSPSVTVQCKIRNF; translated from the coding sequence ATGACTATTTCAAACGCATTCTTAAAAACCGGTTTCATGACCTTTGCTTTCAGTTTATCTGCTTTTTTAGGACAAGCCCAGGTAGTAAACCTCACCATTTCCAACATTAAATCAGCAGAGGGTCAGATTTTAGTCGGCGTCTTTAAAGACCAGCAAAGCTTCAAAGATGAAAAACCGGCTTTCCGACATCGCTTTCCAAAGACCTCACTCAGTAATGGAGTCCTGAAAGTCCATCTCGACCTACCACCGGGTAGCTATGGATTTGCCCTGGTCGATGACGAAAATAAAAACGGAAAACTCGACAAGAATATGATAGGCATCCCCAAAGAAGGAATTGGTTTTTCTAACTTTTATTTATCAGGCATGAGTAAACCTTCTTTCAATGATTTCAAGTTTGAGGTTAAATCTCCCTCAGTAACCGTACAGTGTAAAATACGCAATTTCTAA